From a region of the Paenibacillus lutimineralis genome:
- a CDS encoding response regulator transcription factor yields MPKLLVVDDDLDMLALVRAALVKDGHQVDTEADSTTVQPARCHLYDLLLLDVMMPVEDGFSLCSRIRAEVDCPILFLTAKAEDAALVQGFGLGADDYIKKPFSIAELRARVNAHLRREARQPTHTLSQGGVRFDLQAKVAIAGEHTLPFTKGEYAICEHLVLHAGQVFTKEQLYVAVFGFDAEGDSSAVAEHIKNIRAKLKEGGHSPIETVWGVGYKWRKDSVR; encoded by the coding sequence ATGCCGAAACTGTTAGTGGTCGATGATGACCTTGATATGCTGGCCCTGGTGCGTGCTGCTCTGGTAAAGGACGGACACCAGGTAGACACCGAGGCGGATTCCACTACCGTGCAGCCCGCACGATGCCATCTGTATGACCTGCTGCTGCTCGATGTGATGATGCCCGTCGAGGATGGTTTTTCACTTTGCAGCCGTATTCGTGCCGAGGTGGACTGCCCCATACTGTTCCTGACCGCCAAGGCGGAAGACGCAGCCCTTGTACAGGGCTTTGGCTTGGGCGCCGATGATTACATAAAAAAGCCCTTCAGTATTGCGGAGCTGCGCGCACGGGTAAACGCCCATCTGCGGCGGGAGGCGCGGCAACCGACCCACACCCTGAGTCAAGGCGGTGTGCGCTTTGATCTGCAGGCAAAAGTGGCTATCGCGGGCGAACACACACTGCCCTTTACCAAGGGCGAATACGCCATCTGTGAGCATCTGGTCCTGCACGCCGGGCAGGTGTTTACCAAAGAACAATTATACGTAGCGGTTTTCGGCTTTGACGCCGAGGGCGATTCGTCGGCCGTTGCGGAGCACATCAAAAATATCCGCGCCAAGCTGAAAGAGGGCGGACACAGCCCCATAGAAACCGTTTGGGGGGTAGGCTACAAATGGCGAAAAGACAGCGTTCGGTAA
- a CDS encoding sensor histidine kinase codes for MAKRQRSVSLSFVLLRFAIVMLCCMLLCCLVWYFVMVRFQNTGVTYQGAVSNQQVEQMLAGEPTTFVSPGDDFLAEYALFGRNGEVLESNVEGKKLEALAGCLQEDASSIDVLRHTYADGSTVILRWHFRAEFVNPVLRDMLPPAEYLGLAMLVVALLLCLLFNTLWLRRRLAAKLKLFSEVSKKVGAQELDFTIPHAGIREYDQALDAMEHMREALYRSLSSQWEAQQEREAEMAALAHDLKTPLTLVGGNAELLLDEELPESSRKMVETIVVSNDRAKQYVAGLLETSTGANEAFENTCLTTMFDELCQSTIAIAEAKRVCLQTQNGLKGAASIQKDHLLRALGNVVQNAIEHTPAGGNVYLESSMIDGGWQVTVCDEGPGFSKAALHHATERLWRGDAARGADGHNGLGLWFAAQVAKTHGGQLELRNCDSGGVVIMKFCKNL; via the coding sequence ATGGCGAAAAGACAGCGTTCGGTAAGCCTTTCTTTTGTGCTTTTACGCTTTGCCATCGTTATGCTTTGCTGTATGCTGTTATGTTGCCTGGTATGGTATTTCGTCATGGTGCGGTTTCAAAATACTGGCGTTACTTACCAGGGAGCCGTCTCCAACCAACAGGTGGAGCAAATGCTGGCCGGAGAGCCAACAACCTTCGTTTCTCCTGGTGATGATTTTCTGGCTGAATACGCTTTGTTTGGCCGGAACGGCGAAGTGTTGGAAAGCAACGTAGAGGGAAAGAAGCTGGAAGCCCTGGCCGGGTGTTTACAGGAGGACGCCAGCAGCATAGATGTATTGCGGCACACCTACGCGGATGGAAGCACCGTAATCCTTCGCTGGCATTTCAGGGCGGAGTTTGTCAATCCTGTGCTGCGCGACATGCTTCCCCCCGCAGAATACCTGGGGCTGGCTATGCTTGTTGTGGCATTGTTGCTTTGTCTACTGTTCAACACCCTGTGGCTTCGTCGGCGCCTCGCCGCCAAGCTGAAGCTGTTCAGCGAGGTGAGCAAGAAGGTAGGCGCGCAGGAGCTGGATTTCACAATTCCCCACGCCGGCATACGGGAGTACGATCAGGCGCTCGATGCTATGGAGCATATGCGGGAGGCATTGTACAGATCCCTGTCATCCCAATGGGAGGCACAGCAAGAACGCGAAGCAGAAATGGCAGCACTCGCGCATGATTTAAAAACCCCACTCACCCTGGTGGGAGGCAACGCCGAGCTTCTGCTGGATGAAGAACTGCCTGAGAGCAGCCGCAAAATGGTGGAAACCATTGTGGTAAGCAACGACCGGGCCAAGCAGTATGTTGCCGGCCTGTTAGAAACCTCCACCGGTGCGAATGAGGCATTTGAAAACACCTGCCTGACCACCATGTTTGATGAGCTTTGCCAGAGCACAATAGCTATTGCAGAAGCCAAGAGAGTTTGCCTGCAAACCCAAAACGGCCTGAAGGGTGCTGCGAGCATTCAGAAAGATCATTTACTTCGCGCCCTCGGTAATGTGGTGCAGAATGCCATCGAGCATACACCGGCGGGGGGAAACGTGTATTTGGAAAGCAGCATGATAGATGGCGGCTGGCAAGTTACTGTATGTGATGAAGGCCCCGGTTTTAGCAAGGCGGCGTTACACCATGCGACAGAGCGTCTATGGCGCGGAGATGCAGCGCGTGGCGCCGATGGACACAATGGCCTTGGCCTTTGGTTTGCAGCACAAGTAGCTAAAACGCACGGAGGACAACTAGAACTGCGCAACTGCGATTCTGGTGGGGTGGTTATAATGAAGTTCTGCAAGAACTTGTAA
- a CDS encoding response regulator transcription factor, which produces MPTILVADDDANIRELVCLFLRNDGFATVEAADGKEAMAVYAATHVDLVVLDIMMPIMDGWTLCKELRRANPDLPLLILTARGETWEKVKGFELGTDDYLTKPFDPLELTVRVRALLKRYRIGSTQTIQFGNVTLDRQTYKVMRGNESITLPLKEFELLYRLAGTPGQVYTREQLIDQIWGIDYAGDDRTVDVHIKRLRERFATTPDFRIETVRGLGYRLEVYE; this is translated from the coding sequence ATGCCTACTATACTAGTTGCTGATGACGATGCGAACATTCGCGAACTCGTCTGTTTATTTCTACGCAACGACGGATTCGCAACAGTCGAAGCCGCGGACGGCAAGGAAGCAATGGCCGTCTACGCCGCAACGCATGTCGATCTTGTTGTGCTTGATATTATGATGCCGATTATGGACGGCTGGACGTTATGCAAGGAGCTCCGAAGAGCTAATCCTGATCTTCCCTTACTTATACTGACTGCGAGAGGCGAAACATGGGAGAAAGTGAAAGGTTTCGAACTTGGGACGGACGATTATTTGACGAAACCATTCGATCCGTTGGAGTTGACGGTCCGTGTTCGGGCATTGCTGAAACGATACCGGATTGGCTCCACGCAGACGATTCAGTTCGGCAACGTCACTCTTGATCGACAGACCTATAAGGTGATGAGAGGGAATGAGTCGATCACGTTGCCGCTTAAGGAGTTCGAATTACTGTACAGGCTCGCTGGAACACCCGGACAAGTCTATACGCGCGAGCAGTTGATCGATCAAATTTGGGGGATCGATTACGCTGGAGATGATCGAACGGTAGATGTACATATTAAACGCCTGCGTGAACGGTTCGCAACTACACCCGATTTTCGGATCGAGACGGTGCGTGGGCTTGGGTATCGGCTTGAGGTTTACGAATGA
- a CDS encoding sensor histidine kinase: MIRSLYTRVVLIYLVSVIVGTVIAFFVSVWVFEEKLNENMRMLSLHFAQDVIRIYETIPLPEADSFVSGMKQLDSHHIRIYDETGQFKSYGNLNGQQPATVTMEQVNQVLDGEEVQVNPNGVASVLIGLPLITEMGTKAMFVEPLTPPSTSFSKNWLYSFLIYSLITGSLFILVASMFLVRPIKKLTKATRRIAAGDFNVKLNIKQTGELGTLARSFEEMTRDLQQLEQMRREFVSNVSHEVQSPLTSISGYALALKQVDIPDRERSRYLDIIITEADRMSKMSDSLLKLSMLESQSQQLRLATLSLDEQIRRVIVALQPQWSARHIRFELKLKAVRLTADHDLLNQVWTNIIGNSIKFSMDGGIINVSIKQDIKNVTVRISDTGIGISLEDQKRIFERFFKADRSHSRKYGGSGMGLAIVKQIVSLHQGDIVVESEPGQGTTFIVTLPITTPTD; this comes from the coding sequence ATGATCAGATCCTTATATACACGGGTTGTCCTGATCTATCTAGTCTCCGTGATCGTGGGTACGGTCATTGCTTTTTTTGTATCCGTGTGGGTATTTGAGGAGAAATTGAACGAAAATATGCGAATGCTCTCACTTCACTTCGCCCAGGACGTCATCCGGATTTACGAGACCATTCCGTTACCTGAAGCGGACTCATTCGTAAGTGGGATGAAGCAGCTCGATTCGCATCATATTCGAATTTATGATGAGACGGGTCAATTCAAGTCTTATGGAAATCTTAACGGACAACAACCTGCTACAGTGACGATGGAACAAGTGAATCAGGTACTTGATGGAGAAGAGGTCCAAGTTAATCCGAATGGTGTTGCTTCGGTTCTCATAGGGCTGCCTTTAATAACGGAAATGGGGACGAAGGCCATGTTTGTGGAGCCGCTCACGCCCCCATCAACCTCTTTTAGTAAGAATTGGTTATATTCTTTTTTGATCTATTCGCTGATCACGGGAAGTCTGTTCATTCTAGTTGCCTCCATGTTCCTGGTCCGACCGATCAAAAAGCTGACCAAAGCGACTAGGCGTATTGCAGCTGGTGATTTCAACGTCAAGCTGAATATTAAGCAAACAGGTGAACTCGGTACTCTGGCTCGCAGCTTCGAAGAAATGACGCGTGATCTGCAGCAACTTGAGCAAATGCGCAGGGAATTCGTATCGAACGTGTCGCATGAGGTTCAGTCACCGCTTACCTCCATATCGGGCTATGCTCTAGCACTCAAGCAAGTTGATATTCCAGACCGTGAGCGAAGCCGTTATCTCGACATTATCATCACGGAAGCAGATCGGATGTCCAAGATGAGCGATAGTCTGCTCAAGCTGAGTATGCTTGAATCTCAGTCACAACAACTGCGGCTCGCCACGCTCAGCCTTGATGAACAGATCAGACGGGTCATCGTAGCGCTTCAGCCGCAATGGTCTGCCCGCCACATCCGTTTCGAACTCAAATTGAAGGCTGTTCGCCTAACGGCTGATCATGATCTATTAAACCAGGTATGGACGAACATCATCGGCAATAGCATCAAATTTTCCATGGACGGCGGCATTATTAACGTCAGCATCAAACAAGATATCAAAAACGTGACAGTCCGAATATCCGACACGGGCATTGGTATTTCCTTAGAGGACCAGAAGCGTATATTCGAGCGGTTTTTTAAGGCAGATCGTTCCCACAGTCGTAAGTATGGCGGTAGCGGTATGGGACTTGCCATCGTTAAACAGATCGTATCGCTTCATCAAGGCGACATCGTAGTGGAAAGCGAACCCGGTCAAGGAACGACCTTCATTGTCACCTTGCCAATCACAACGCCAACAGATTAG
- a CDS encoding alpha/beta hydrolase — MTQQEDKKLRNGTKLKKVRNIFLKTIGAIVLAIILFLGIVYIVNVMSSHSEQQRLEPYGQHVSVDGKNMNVLIQGTGEETVVLLPGLATAAPALDFKPLIEELSPFYKVVVVEPFGYGLSDVTEKERTTENIVREIHDALQGLNIERYILMGHSISGVYGLDYVNKYENEVIAFVGLDSSVPTITEKVESSQLEMMKWLKKSGLSRLALKLGTDPLAALPYDDGTKEQMRILMHKNLFNSNIINEVQHMYSNFKAAESVSFPKNLPIIFFIQANHPVTDQWVPEHEAQIKNSVHGKVMRFEADHYIHRTKAKEIVDNFRAFMEEIR; from the coding sequence GTGACACAACAAGAGGACAAGAAACTGAGGAATGGAACGAAACTAAAAAAAGTACGAAACATTTTTCTTAAAACCATTGGAGCAATCGTTCTAGCCATTATTCTTTTTCTAGGTATTGTTTATATCGTTAACGTGATGAGTAGCCATTCGGAGCAACAAAGATTAGAGCCCTACGGTCAGCATGTATCCGTAGACGGGAAGAATATGAATGTTCTGATCCAAGGAACAGGCGAAGAAACCGTCGTACTCCTGCCTGGTCTTGCAACAGCAGCACCCGCACTGGATTTCAAACCGTTAATCGAAGAGCTATCACCCTTCTACAAAGTCGTCGTTGTTGAGCCTTTTGGATATGGATTAAGTGATGTAACCGAAAAGGAACGGACCACAGAGAATATTGTCCGTGAAATTCACGATGCCTTACAAGGTCTTAACATTGAACGTTATATTCTCATGGGACACTCCATTTCAGGCGTGTATGGACTCGATTATGTGAATAAATACGAAAACGAGGTTATAGCATTTGTCGGGCTCGATAGCAGTGTTCCGACGATAACGGAGAAGGTTGAATCGTCTCAACTCGAAATGATGAAGTGGCTCAAAAAATCAGGTCTCTCCAGATTGGCCTTGAAATTGGGTACGGACCCATTAGCTGCACTGCCGTATGATGATGGAACGAAAGAACAAATGAGAATTCTTATGCACAAAAACCTGTTTAATTCGAACATAATAAATGAAGTTCAACATATGTATTCTAATTTTAAAGCAGCTGAAAGTGTATCATTTCCCAAAAATCTTCCTATTATTTTCTTTATCCAAGCGAATCATCCCGTAACGGATCAATGGGTACCTGAGCATGAAGCACAAATAAAAAATTCTGTACATGGAAAAGTAATGCGGTTTGAAGCAGATCATTACATCCATCGTACCAAAGCCAAAGAAATTGTAGACAACTTTAGAGCATTCATGGAAGAAATCAGATAA
- a CDS encoding alpha/beta hydrolase translates to MTQTEEIKPKNRTRASKIGRLLLKIFGAILILIVLFLATTYTVNIFKNKSDLKKMESYGQSATVDGKKLNVLIRGQGEETIVLLPGYGTAAPALDFKPLVDELAPYYRVAVVEPLGYGLSDDTKKERTSENIVSEIHEALQQLNIDRYILMGHSIAGIYGLEYVSKFENEVTAFVGIDSSVPTQGGMDTEFPINLFKFLRQSGLGRLALNLSADPYAEIAAYDAETKEQLGLISRKNMYNSSMMNEMEHFNDNFIAARRLKFPENLPLLLFVQANNAGVEGWIPLHEAQANDSVLGKMIPLEGDHYLHHTRSKEIVQGFREYMKEVK, encoded by the coding sequence ATGACACAAACAGAGGAAATAAAGCCAAAGAATAGAACGAGGGCAAGTAAAATAGGGCGCCTATTGCTTAAAATATTCGGAGCCATCTTGATACTCATCGTGCTGTTCCTAGCCACCACGTATACAGTGAATATTTTCAAGAACAAATCGGATCTGAAAAAGATGGAGTCCTATGGCCAGTCTGCAACCGTCGACGGGAAGAAGCTCAATGTCTTGATTCGAGGACAAGGCGAAGAAACCATCGTGCTCTTACCGGGATATGGAACAGCAGCACCAGCCCTTGACTTTAAGCCGCTAGTGGATGAGCTGGCTCCATATTACAGAGTCGCCGTGGTTGAGCCTTTGGGTTATGGATTAAGCGACGATACCAAAAAGGAAAGAACCTCAGAGAATATAGTAAGTGAAATTCATGAAGCGCTGCAGCAGCTTAATATTGATCGTTATATCCTCATGGGCCATTCCATTGCAGGTATTTACGGATTGGAGTATGTGAGCAAATTTGAGAACGAGGTAACCGCATTTGTTGGGATCGATAGCAGTGTTCCAACGCAAGGCGGCATGGATACGGAATTCCCAATCAATTTGTTTAAATTCCTCAGACAATCAGGACTAGGCAGACTGGCACTGAATTTATCCGCTGATCCGTATGCAGAAATTGCAGCATATGACGCTGAGACAAAAGAACAATTGGGATTGATTTCGCGCAAAAACATGTATAATTCCAGCATGATGAATGAAATGGAACATTTTAATGATAATTTTATAGCCGCTCGAAGACTGAAATTCCCGGAAAATCTTCCGCTTCTTCTTTTTGTGCAAGCGAATAATGCAGGAGTGGAAGGATGGATACCGTTGCATGAAGCGCAAGCCAACGATTCTGTTCTTGGCAAAATGATACCCTTAGAAGGAGATCATTATTTACACCATACCAGATCCAAAGAAATCGTGCAGGGCTTCAGAGAATATATGAAAGAAGTAAAGTAG
- a CDS encoding arsenic metallochaperone ArsD family protein, translated as MDGELLCKGKYPTNEQFSHWSGLSEEELLQKPKVRLSLKGDA; from the coding sequence GTGGATGGAGAATTACTTTGTAAAGGGAAATATCCAACAAATGAGCAATTTTCACATTGGTCAGGACTTTCAGAGGAAGAACTATTACAAAAGCCGAAAGTACGCTTGTCACTAAAAGGAGATGCCTAA
- a CDS encoding ArsA-related P-loop ATPase, translated as MERFTRSHFPDTPFLFFTGKGGVGKTSVACSLSIAI; from the coding sequence ATGGAACGCTTTACAAGAAGTCATTTCCCTGACACCCCGTTCCTGTTTTTTACGGGGAAGGGGGGCGTAGGAAAAACATCTGTTGCTTGTAGCCTATCAATAGCCATCTAA
- a CDS encoding TetR/AcrR family transcriptional regulator codes for MNQKRVIEVAATLFLEKGFAYTTMDELVRVSKVSKSNVYYHFSNKEELLEGVVDYWIEMYQSAIDGLLSQNQLLVEDRIQLFLKQLSQGVQTREYKGSCPFITLYIQSPTNATKVKEKIGLFFAGLKTKVSLLLKQGVENGEFRKTINIDEVASLFITNLEGALFISETLKDATVIMKTADHFFNLLR; via the coding sequence ATGAATCAAAAACGTGTGATTGAAGTAGCTGCAACATTATTTTTAGAAAAAGGGTTTGCTTATACAACCATGGATGAATTAGTTCGTGTAAGCAAAGTTTCAAAGTCTAATGTGTATTATCACTTCTCTAATAAGGAAGAATTGTTGGAAGGGGTCGTTGATTATTGGATTGAAATGTATCAATCTGCAATTGATGGCTTACTATCTCAAAACCAATTATTAGTTGAAGATCGTATCCAACTGTTTTTAAAGCAATTATCACAAGGAGTTCAGACGAGAGAATATAAGGGGAGCTGTCCATTTATTACGCTTTATATTCAAAGCCCTACAAATGCCACAAAAGTAAAAGAAAAAATAGGTCTTTTTTTTGCAGGATTAAAAACGAAAGTTTCTCTATTACTTAAACAAGGGGTAGAGAATGGTGAATTTAGAAAGACAATTAATATTGACGAGGTTGCATCTCTTTTTATTACAAATCTTGAAGGGGCGCTATTTATTTCAGAAACACTGAAGGATGCAACTGTAATCATGAAAACAGCAGATCATTTTTTTAACTTGCTTCGATAA
- a CDS encoding alpha/beta fold hydrolase, with protein sequence MRTVFLTGGTGFIGKQLVKELAKEHVTILLLVRSKSKARRIYQERGILKEAVMHFIEGDLTKIDLGLSAEDKEWVLKTDVIIHAGGPMDIQATSKEAASVFLNGAQHISEFAKNIHQLKGLQQFIHVVGYMSPFDDKNSKIAIDVFKEGNNFLKIKNPYERTKFLADLYIRQQASTVGYPLSVINPPTVVGSSKTGSTEQTGGLGLLVMSMRKGLMPVIPGGKEYRLPLIANDELAKFIVQVFRLEQPTIQTYTLVEDKQHDQNISELLDAMSESMNMTAPKISAPLPFMKALMNSGVSKITQIPADGLNFITNRTFSNGSAKKIMGEDWFKETNVMKFFPAVIADLDYRMMYQNGQHSHLFKRTLCNNTTIYQSQGEGKPFILLHGLLSDGEDLFPLGKELHEKTGRPIWIMDLPGLGRSPFKREKNLLNIYLNVVKKLLEKATNGAHLIGHSFGAYILLEALVQKYIDKKYTITLLQPPVAKKNAKSINVPQFMNKWTLKLATTNLIERYLLSNGLFESTENIPEHYIEKISNSFTSPRILNTTVQLNSLLLKNDQGDFNEVTKYNLRIIWGDYDRGYSAPSHLGKVDFVPYGHHFPLNHPSETANLVIKNSSTSR encoded by the coding sequence ATGAGAACAGTATTTTTAACTGGTGGAACAGGTTTTATTGGAAAGCAATTAGTGAAGGAATTAGCCAAAGAACATGTTACAATTCTTCTATTAGTGAGATCGAAAAGTAAAGCAAGACGCATTTATCAAGAAAGAGGCATCTTAAAAGAGGCAGTTATGCACTTTATTGAAGGTGATTTGACGAAAATAGACTTAGGTCTAAGTGCTGAAGATAAGGAGTGGGTATTGAAAACGGATGTGATTATTCACGCAGGAGGCCCCATGGATATTCAAGCGACAAGCAAAGAGGCAGCTTCCGTATTTTTGAATGGTGCCCAACATATTAGTGAATTCGCTAAAAATATTCATCAATTGAAGGGATTGCAACAATTTATTCATGTTGTAGGCTATATGAGTCCCTTTGATGATAAAAATAGCAAGATTGCGATAGATGTGTTTAAAGAAGGAAACAATTTTTTGAAAATAAAAAATCCATATGAGAGAACAAAGTTTTTAGCAGATCTTTATATCCGTCAGCAGGCATCAACAGTAGGTTATCCGCTTTCAGTAATTAATCCACCAACTGTAGTTGGTAGTAGTAAAACAGGGAGTACGGAGCAAACAGGAGGCTTAGGCTTGCTTGTGATGAGTATGCGAAAAGGGCTCATGCCAGTGATTCCTGGAGGTAAGGAATATAGATTACCACTTATTGCAAACGATGAACTAGCAAAGTTTATTGTGCAGGTTTTCAGATTGGAGCAACCAACTATACAAACATATACACTTGTTGAAGATAAACAACATGATCAGAATATTTCAGAATTATTAGATGCTATGTCAGAAAGTATGAATATGACTGCACCTAAAATCTCTGCCCCACTGCCATTTATGAAAGCACTTATGAATAGTGGCGTAAGCAAAATAACCCAAATTCCTGCTGATGGGCTGAACTTTATTACAAATCGAACATTTTCAAATGGTTCAGCGAAAAAGATTATGGGAGAAGATTGGTTTAAGGAGACAAATGTAATGAAATTTTTCCCAGCCGTAATAGCTGATCTGGATTATCGCATGATGTATCAAAATGGCCAGCACAGTCATTTATTTAAACGAACATTATGTAATAATACTACCATTTACCAATCACAAGGAGAGGGTAAACCGTTTATTTTATTACATGGTTTATTAAGTGATGGAGAGGATTTATTTCCTTTAGGAAAAGAGCTTCATGAAAAAACGGGTCGACCTATTTGGATCATGGACCTTCCAGGTTTGGGACGTTCTCCTTTTAAACGAGAGAAAAACCTTTTAAATATCTATTTGAATGTAGTGAAAAAGTTATTGGAGAAAGCTACTAATGGTGCCCATCTAATTGGCCATTCATTTGGTGCGTATATTCTTTTGGAAGCATTAGTACAAAAGTACATAGATAAGAAGTATACAATTACTTTACTTCAGCCACCTGTTGCTAAAAAAAATGCTAAATCGATAAATGTTCCTCAATTTATGAACAAATGGACATTGAAATTGGCAACTACTAATTTGATAGAGCGCTATTTATTAAGTAATGGTTTATTTGAAAGTACGGAGAACATCCCTGAACATTATATTGAAAAAATAAGTAACAGTTTTACTTCTCCTAGAATTTTAAATACTACGGTTCAGCTTAACAGTTTACTATTGAAAAACGATCAAGGTGATTTCAATGAAGTAACAAAGTATAATCTTCGCATTATTTGGGGGGATTATGACAGAGGCTATTCTGCTCCTTCGCATCTTGGTAAGGTTGATTTTGTTCCATATGGTCATCATTTTCCTCTTAATCATCCGAGTGAAACGGCTAATTTGGTAATAAAAAATAGTAGTACTAGCAGATGA